The Desulfococcus multivorans DNA window CCCAAAGATCCGAGCATTCCCGTGACAGCGCCACGGCCTGCTTAAACGCATCCATATCGAGCTTGCAACCGGCAAGTTCCTCCAGCGGTGCAACCAGATTTTCAATTTGCGAGGCAATGGAGTCGATGTGGAAATCGGTTATCTCGCCAACGGACCGGTAGGATTCGATACCGACGACCGGCACATTGAATTTATCACCATACCAATTGAACCAATCCAGAACATCGCGACACTGGTTGGTATTGTAGACGAGGACATCCGGTTTGGGGACAGACGTTATCCCTTTATATGCGGCGGACAGTGGTGTGATGCCTTTTACGAAGGCACCGATGTCGGCCGTCAGGTATGAGCAGATCTCCGGGGAATATCCCATGGCGTTGGCCGTGGGAATCAGGTCGGTGGCCATTCGCGTGGCGCCCAGCATGGCCGCGTGGGTCTCGGGGAAGTAGATCAGGTACCCCAGGCCACGCAGCAGTTCCGCCGGTCCCACGCTCGTGCACCAGGCGATTTTCCGCTTTCCGGAAATAGCCGCTTCGTTCAACTCATAGTAATAATCGGCCATGAACCGGCTCAGGTCCTTGGCGGATTTAAGACGTCTCAAGATCTGTTTGGTTTCGTGTGCCATGTCAGTCACTCGTTATCACTTGTTTGGGTTGCTTTTGCATACAGGGCGGCGCCGATGGCGCCGGCCAGTTGCGGAAACGGCGGCGTCCATACGCGTCTCCCGATTTGTTCTTCGCTTAAATCGATCAGGTAAGGATTATGGGCCACCACCCCACCAGTCATGACAACCTTTTCCGTCAGAGAATCCATCTCCAGAACACGCCGAATCACGGAAACAAAGAGCCCTTTGATGATATCCTGAACTTTTTTACCATGGCGGATATATTCCAGCACTTCGGTGGCACTGAATACGGTGCAGTAGCTGCCGATATTGACGGTTTCGGTGGATTTTCTGGCCAATCCGTCCATATCGGATAGTGGAATATCAAGACGGGTTGCCATCTCTTCCAGAAAAGCACCCGTGCCGGCAGCGCATTTGCGGTTCATCTTGAAACTGATGCGTCTGCCGTTTGAATCCAGTTTGATTATTTTATTATCCTGTCCACCGATGTCGATCACGGTGATGGCTTCCGGGAAATAAAAATAGGAGCCCTTGGCATGGCACCCGATTTCCGTGTGGGTTCCGGATGCGAAAGTTACATTGTGACGCCCATACCCCGTGGATACGGTATGAGCCACCTGGTCCGCCGTACAGTCGGCCATTTGCAAGGCGTCGGCAAGACACATTTCGGCAGTGGCCGAAAAATTCACGCCCGATTTGCGGACCCCATGACCGCGGAGGTGTCCGGCAGTATCGATCAGGGCAACCTTGGTGTGTGAGGCACCCACATCGACGCCCGCATAGACCGCCTTTTCTATTGAATATGTTTTGCTCATAGTACCCGATGGTAAGTGTTCATCTGCCGCCGGTATCGCCGGTTGTACAACCGGCCCTCAACAGATTCCCGCCGCCAACGATTGCGACGGCCTCGAGGTGATCGCAGGTTACCTGCGAGCTTCCATGCTGAATTCTATACCCTTGATCAACGATCGCATGGTGTTGTTGTAGGGTGTCTGGATGCCGGCTTGCGCGCCGTATTCCACGATTTTTCCATTGATATAATTGATCTCGGTTCGCCGGTGGGCTTCGATATCCATCAACATCGATGGTTTATGGTGACCTGCATTTTTCAAGTAGTCCAATGCATTCTGGTAGTAATCCCACCCCACATGGATTTCATTGGCCCGCGCCACGGCCAGGCATTCCTTGATTAACGCATCAATGACGCTGAAGGTCATTGGATCGCCCATGGCCTGGGCCATGGTCAGACCGGTTGCCGCGCATACAGGGTTCATGGACGCATTCATAATGGTCTTTCGCCAGACCATGGGAACCACCTGGTTCGTATGTTCGGTGTGAAGTCCGCTGTTTGAAAGATCATCGGCAATATGTATGGCAGCATCCCCGGCTGCGGGATCGAGTTCCTGAATATAGTGAGGCGGATGATGAAATGCCATAGTGACATGTGCCGGGCCCAGGAATCCACATCCCCAGTTTACGACTGCCCGCATTACCGGCTTTTTGCCGAGCACGTTTGCGATTTCGTATTCCGTATCAATACCGTTTTGCCAACTGACGACAAAAATTCCTTCCTTGTAGATATCCCCCAGTGCAGATGAGATGAGCGGCAATGCCTGGGCCTTGACACAGATAAAAATGGCATTCGGCTCAGCGGCGATCAAATCTTCAATATGATTGCACGTATGGGTTATTTTCTGTTCAAGGCGTTCCGCGCCTTCAATAATAACGCCCCTGTCTCTGGCAGTATCAACCAGCTCGGGGACAATGTCGCAAAGGGTTACTTTGTGCCCACCTCGGGCAAGAAATGCCGCCACAATGCACCCAACCGGTCCGGCGCCGATAATGCCATAATGCCAAGGATGATTTTGATTCGTTTTGCCCATGGAAACCTCTTCGAGTTGTTCTTGTCGATTCTATTCGCGGATATCAAATATCGTCGCGTCCAAAATTCTTATGCCGTTTTCCTTCAGCACCTCAATAGCCCTGTCATTGTCGGAAAAGCAAAAAATCATAACGGCACTTCCGGCAGATGACCCTATATAGGCATACATGAATTCAATTCGTATGCCGGCCTTCAACAGCGGCAGCATTACATTCGCTAGACTGCCCGGCTCGTCAGGTATTTCCGTTGCAACCACCTCATTGACAAATGCAGGAATGCTCATCTCCATCAGTATTCGCCGTGCTTTGGCAGTATCGGATACCAATAGACGAAGTTGGCCGAACGCACCCGTGTCGACAAGATTCAGGGCTCGCAGATTGATGCCGGCATCACCCATCGCCTTTATGACATTGTATAGACGAGTCGGCGAGTTTTCGATCGAAATAACAATTTGTTTGAGTTTCATCACAACGCCTCTTTCCACTGTTTTTTAAGAATTGATTGGTTCTGAACCCATCGCTGTTTTAGAAGCTCTCAACACGAGGCAAACCGTATTTAATTAAACAGAATAATATTTTCATTTCAGTTAATTAGGAAATATCGACATTTATCATGGCGACTATGCAACGTCGCGACCTTTATCAAATGCCACCAGATTCAATTCCTTAAATTTGGGCGGCACACGCTCGACAATCACTGCTTTCCAAGCATCGAGGGGGAGATCCAGCATGGTTGAGGCGATGCCGAGTAAAATGGTGTTCACCAGTCTGGGATTGCCGAGTTCTTCGGCCATAGGCAGCGCATCCACAAAAACGGGATCGGCGGTTCGCTGTCTGATAACGGCTTGGGCATCTTCAGGATAGCTTCCCATGCCGGCATAAACAGCCGGCGGTATTATTTTCTGCAGGCTGGTGATCACCCGTCCGGTGGGCCTCAAGAAATGGAGCCACCGCAACGCTTCCGACAGTTCAAAGGAAAGCAGAATGTCCGCCTCGCCCTGCATAATCATGGGCGAGGCAACATTTTCACTATAGCGCACATGGCTCGTCACCACGCCGCCTCGCTGGGACATGCCGTGGATTTCACTCTTCTTGGCGTCAAATCCGCTGCGCATGGCCACGTCCGATAAAATCTCACTGGCCGTTATCACGCCCTGGCCACCGGTACCGACCACCAGAACGTTGACTGTTTTCTTATTTTCCCGAGTCATTTTTTTCTCCTTTTGGAGGGGTCAACGCCGGCCATATCATTCTGGCACGCAAACAATTGCATTCGATGTGCACACCTGCTCGCAAAGACCACATCCATAACAGGTCGCCGCATCGATGTACGAGTAGCGACGTTCTTTTTTATCCGCTTCATCAGGAATGATATCTCCCTGGGAAATGGATGGACAGCCAAGCTTGAGGCAGCGTTTACAGCCGATGCAGGCATCCGTGTCCACAACCCGTACGGCTTGCGGGTCCTGGCGAAACAGTTGGACACAGGGACGCTTGGTGACCAGCACAGATGGTCCGTCATGGGCAATTTCCTCCTTCAACGCAGCAATGGTACCTTCCAGGTCAAAGGGATCGATCTCTCTCACACGTTTGCATCCCAGTGCACGGACAATCTCCATGATGTCGACGGCGTAAGTTTCCTGCATCTGAAGAGTGCGCCCGGTGCCGGGATTCTGCTGTCCCCCGGTCATGGCCGTAATGCGGTTGTCCAGGATAACCACATTCACGTTACCTTTATTGTAGATGACATCCATCAGGCTGGTGATGCCGGAGTGAAAGAAAGTGGAGTCGCCAATGGCGGCAAATACCGGACGTTGGTCTTCCAGTCCGGCCATGGCCATGGCTTTTGCCGTGCCGTGGGCCATACTGATGCTCGCCCCCATGCAAAGTGTGGAATCGATGCTTTGCAAGGGCGGCAACACACTCAAGGTGTAGCAGCCAATATCGCTGTGAACGATGGCCTTCATTTTATTCAAGGCATAAAACAAGCCTCTGTGAGGACAGCCGGCACAGAGCAGCGGCGGCCGAGGCATATCACCTCCCGGTGCTTTTTCCCGGTCTGGCGGAAGATCGTAAGGCAATACGCCGGCTTCTGCAAAGCCGGCGGCCACGACATCTGGAGACAGTTCATCCAACCTGGGGAAAAAAGCCTTGCCTTCAACGGCCAGTCCCATGATTCGGATTTCATCTTCGATGTACGGTTCCAGTTCTTCCACTACAAAGAGGCGATCGACCTTGCCGGCGAATTCTTTTATCTTCTTTATTGGCAACGGAAAGGTCATTCCCAACTTCAGAATCGAAGCATCCGGCATGATTTCTCTTACGTACTGATAAGCGATGCCACTGGTGATAATGCCAATCTTGTTGTCATTCCATTCGATTCTGTTAAACGCCGTGGTTTCGGCAATGTCCTTCAGTTTTTCTTCCCTTTCAAGGACCAGGGGATGCCTCAATTTTGCAAACGCCGGAATCATGACGAATTTCTTCAGATCACGCTTAAATCCTTCCGCAACCGGTATGTCCGCTTGAATCTCCGCATCAAGTTGGACAATGCTCTTGGAATGACAAACCCGGGTGGTGATGCGCAACATGGTGGGGGAATCATACTTCTCGGACAGACGCAGCCCTTCTTCGACCATTTCCTTTGCCTCCTGGCTGTCGCTGGGCTCCAGCATGGGGATTTTGGCGAACTTGGCATAAAAGCGGTTGTCCTGCTCATTTTGGGAACTGTGCATACCCGGGTCATCCGCACATACTATCAGGAGACCACCGGGAATGCCGGTATAGGCAAGGGTCATCAATGGGTCCGCAGCCACGTTCAGTCCCACATGCTTGGTAGTGAACAGTGTTCGAACGCCCGTCATAGCGGATCCGATCGCCACTTCAAGCGCCACCTTTTCGTTGGGAGCCCATTCTGCATAAACACCCTTATAGGTAGCAAAATTCTGCAATATTTCTGTGCTTGGTGTTCCTGGATAGCCGCTTGCCACCTTTACACCGGCCTGGAATGCACCCAGCGCGACCGCCTCATTTCCTGAAAGGATCTGTTTTTTCATTCTATAGCCCCTGTAAGTATTCTGCCAAAGTTAAGCATGCGCTTCGTATCGATTGACGGAAGCATATAGTCTTTCAGATTAACACTCTTATGCTCAAACCGAACCTCATCCTTGTACGACGATGATCTCCAAACATGCGGTTCAGGATCTGCAGGATTTTTTCCTGGGAGTCAGTGGCCCGAAAAACCATTGCCGATGCCGACAGCACAGACTTGTTTCCAAACGATTAATGGCACGATAGATAAAACGAAGAACCCGAATGCTGGCCGCGGCCGACCCAATAAATTATCTTATTGCGATAACAAGCTATCGTTAAGTGAGAATTTACCAAGGCTTGATTTGCGTGTCAAGAAAAATATTCCAATTTTATAGATTTAACCCGACATTTTGCATGCAGAGTATGGCGTCTTGCCAATAACGCCAGCCAGCCTCTTGCATGTAGCTCTGACCGACAACGATGGCAGACTATTAACCTGGCAATTGCCCATGGCAATAAATGGAAAACATGGATGCACGCAAACTTGCGCCGGAAGTACGGCAGCTAATCGGAAATCAGGCAATTCGACTTCGTAAATCCGAAGAAAATACAAAGAGATCGCAGAAATTGTCGGGGTTCATTTCATGACCGTTTGCGAGTAACGCAAAAAATATGAGCGTGAGGGAGCAAAGGCGATCCAGATCGAAAAGCGCGGCCGCCGGCACGGCAGTTGCCGGACCTTGAGTCCGGATCAGGAAAAAGAGGTTCAGAAGACCATTTACGACAAATTCCTGACCGGCTCAAATTGTCTATCGCGCTTTGGATGCACTCCACGCCGCGGTCCAACACCTGATCAAAGAGCGCTTTTCCACCAACATGCCCATACGGCCGATTGATAAATAACTGAAGCGATGGGGGTTTACGCACCGGAGGCCGCTGAGGCGGGCTTTCGGACAGCACCCCAGGGTGGTAGAAAAATAATTTGATGAAGCGTATCCGGATAAATATCTCAACTGCGACTCAAGGCTGGTGTCCATCCAAGCGTATCGGCGAGAACGAAAGCTCAATTGAAGAAAAAAGCGATATCACGCCTGCGCAGGCTTCAAAACTACCGACTCGAGTGATGAAGTACCTGAAGCATCCTGAAATTCGCTATGCGGTATGTTCAGCTGTTTAACTGCCAAATTGATACTTGCATTCCCATTTCACGTAGGTTCTTTATCAGAGTCACTGAAATCCATTACAATTTCAATCTCGCTGCTCTCATAGCTGTATGTTGCGTTGGGATACCGCTTTTTAAATACATGGCACATGGATGCATTCTCGCGAAGGGTTGTGGCGGTAAACATGGTAAATCCGTTCTTTCGGGCAATGCGTTCAAGCTGTTTCAGTAGAAATGAGGCAATGCCCATACCCTGGTAGTCTTCCCGTACGACAAAGGCGACCTCCGCCAGAGAGTTCCCTGAATCCAGATAGGTCCCGATGGCGACAATCTGCTTATGGCGCTTTTTCTGGACCAATCCGATGAGGAACATGTTTCTTCGATAATCCACACCTGCATATTGACCCTGAATCATTTCATGGGAGAAAATTTTTTTCTCGTAAAAAAACCGCCTGTAGATAGTCTCTTTCCGAAGCGAGTAGAAAAAATTCCGGTATGCAAACTCATCAGACGGCAGCAGGGGACGGAATAGAATTGTTTTTCCGTTTTTCAACTCCATGGATTCCTTATATTCCTCAAGAAAAATAAGGTCCTCGGCCGCCGGCGGAAGCTGATCCGGAAAGATATAGCCCCGGGATTTGGCTTCCTCGATCAGATCGTTCCGGAATTGGGGATGGGCGATCTGGGTGAGCTCCATGACACGCTGATAAATGCTTTTTCCCTGAAGTTCGGCAATGCCGTATTCCGTAATGACGATATCGACGTCCGCACGCGTTGTCGCCAGACCGGCGCCGTCGCTGAGGCTGGCGACAATCCTTGAAACAGTACCCTTTTCAGTGTGCGCCGTGGACGGCAGTGCGATAATGGAGAAGCCGTCGTCCGACAAGGCGGCCCCCCGCAGAAAATCCACCTGGTCGCCGATACCGCTGTAAAATTTATTTCCCAGCGAATCCGCACATACCTGTCCGGTCAGATCCACCTGCAGTGCCGAACTGATGGAGATGAAATTGTCGTTCTGAGCGATGACCTTCGGGTTGTTCACAAAATCCGACGATCGGAAATAGAACATGGGATTGTTGTGAACGTAATCATAAATTTTTTGTGATCCCATGCACAGAGATGCCACGATTCTTCCGGGGATAAAGGTCTTTTTCTTGTTGGTGATGACCTTTTTCTCCAGGAGCGAAAGCAGACCGTCCGTGATCACCTGGGTGTGGATACCCAGGTCTTTCTTCTTGTCCAGGAATTTCAAGACGGCATTGGGAAGATAGCCAAAGCCGATCTGGATCGTGGCGCCGTCGTCAACGACCTGGGAGATATACATCCCGATACGGCGGCTGATTTCCGTTTCACTCTCGTTGAGAATGCGAACGGATTCGACGAGAGGCTCGTCATGCAGCACAAAATAATCGATGTCATCCACATGGACAAAACTGTCTCCCCATGTATTGGGCATTCTGGAATTGACCTGGGCGATGACCAGTTTGGCTGATGTCATGCCGGCGAGAGTGATGTCGACCGATACGCCAAGGCTGCAATACCCGAACGCATCCGGAGGACTGACCTGAATCAACGCCACATCCAACGCGATCCTGCCGCTGTAAAAAAGCTTCGGGATCTGGGAAAGATACGTGGGGATGTAGTCGATCTTCCCCACGGAAGCCGCCCTTCTCATGGCCCAACTGATGAAAAACAATTTGAGGGAGAAACGCTTCAGGAAGGTTTCATCTTCCACAAACTGTGACAGGGTGGAGGAAAGCATCTGGTATACCATGATGTCCTGCATATTCATATCCTGTACCATGGTTTTGATCAGATGCTGAGGCTCACCGCAGCCGGTGCCGATAAAGACCCGGCTTCCCTGCCTGATGTTTGATATGGCCTTTGCAGCATCCAGAACCTTTTCAGGGCAGTACTGATTTAAATCCATGCGTTGTCTTTCTATGTCTCACGGGCGTCTGAAAACGCTGATGCAGGGTCTGTTAGAATGGTTGCGGTCCAGACCTTTTTGTTTGGTTCAACACATACCGGAAGCCGGTACTCTCTGGAAACGTCTCTACCCGTATAACCATGTTATTCAAACGAGTTGAGCCCGATATGGGCATATTCACACATTTTTTTCTTGCAATGGAGCACTATCACGTTGTAGCTATAATGTAAACACAATTAAAACCATAATGATACTCCGGTTCAACTGGCGGCATCGTGTGGACGGATCAAGCAAAAGGAGTGACAAGATGAATTCCGTTGAATCCATCAACCCGTTTAAAGTTCCCAGGAGCGAAATCGATCAGCGGATCGCCAACCTGCAAACCGCTATGCAAAAAACCGGCATGGATGCCGTGTTCATTGTTCAGCATCAGGATCTGTACTATTTTTCGGGGACTGCCCAGAATGCCGTTTTGTATATTCCGGCGGAAGCGGCCCCGACGTTGTTCGTCAGGAAATACATGCCAAGGGCGGAAGTGGAATCGGCCATAGCGCGCAAAATAGAAATCAACTCCGTCAGGAATCTCCCCGGCCTGATCAGCGATATTTATGGCGGCACGGCCAAACAGATCGGATTTGAACTCGATGTCATGCCGGTAAACGAGTTCCGGTTTTACCGCAAAATTCTCGGCCCCGAAAAATGCGCGGACGCCTCCCTCCTCATCCTGAACACACGCATGGTCAAATCCCGGTGGGAAATCGCCCAGATGAAAAAAACCACCCGGCTATCCGCCGCCGTCTTCAATTATATTAGGACAGTGATCCAACCGGGAATTTCGGAAATCGAATTTTCCGGAATCTATGAGGCTTACGCCAGAAAGCACGGCCATGCCGCCGGGCTTCGGGTCAGGGACTACCGGAGCGAAATTTACAACTGGCACGTATTGTCGGGCGAAAGCGGCGGCATGGTCGGCCTG harbors:
- the iorA gene encoding indolepyruvate ferredoxin oxidoreductase subunit alpha, which encodes MKKQILSGNEAVALGAFQAGVKVASGYPGTPSTEILQNFATYKGVYAEWAPNEKVALEVAIGSAMTGVRTLFTTKHVGLNVAADPLMTLAYTGIPGGLLIVCADDPGMHSSQNEQDNRFYAKFAKIPMLEPSDSQEAKEMVEEGLRLSEKYDSPTMLRITTRVCHSKSIVQLDAEIQADIPVAEGFKRDLKKFVMIPAFAKLRHPLVLEREEKLKDIAETTAFNRIEWNDNKIGIITSGIAYQYVREIMPDASILKLGMTFPLPIKKIKEFAGKVDRLFVVEELEPYIEDEIRIMGLAVEGKAFFPRLDELSPDVVAAGFAEAGVLPYDLPPDREKAPGGDMPRPPLLCAGCPHRGLFYALNKMKAIVHSDIGCYTLSVLPPLQSIDSTLCMGASISMAHGTAKAMAMAGLEDQRPVFAAIGDSTFFHSGITSLMDVIYNKGNVNVVILDNRITAMTGGQQNPGTGRTLQMQETYAVDIMEIVRALGCKRVREIDPFDLEGTIAALKEEIAHDGPSVLVTKRPCVQLFRQDPQAVRVVDTDACIGCKRCLKLGCPSISQGDIIPDEADKKERRYSYIDAATCYGCGLCEQVCTSNAIVCVPE
- a CDS encoding bifunctional acetyl-CoA hydrolase/transferase family protein/GNAT family N-acetyltransferase produces the protein MDLNQYCPEKVLDAAKAISNIRQGSRVFIGTGCGEPQHLIKTMVQDMNMQDIMVYQMLSSTLSQFVEDETFLKRFSLKLFFISWAMRRAASVGKIDYIPTYLSQIPKLFYSGRIALDVALIQVSPPDAFGYCSLGVSVDITLAGMTSAKLVIAQVNSRMPNTWGDSFVHVDDIDYFVLHDEPLVESVRILNESETEISRRIGMYISQVVDDGATIQIGFGYLPNAVLKFLDKKKDLGIHTQVITDGLLSLLEKKVITNKKKTFIPGRIVASLCMGSQKIYDYVHNNPMFYFRSSDFVNNPKVIAQNDNFISISSALQVDLTGQVCADSLGNKFYSGIGDQVDFLRGAALSDDGFSIIALPSTAHTEKGTVSRIVASLSDGAGLATTRADVDIVITEYGIAELQGKSIYQRVMELTQIAHPQFRNDLIEEAKSRGYIFPDQLPPAAEDLIFLEEYKESMELKNGKTILFRPLLPSDEFAYRNFFYSLRKETIYRRFFYEKKIFSHEMIQGQYAGVDYRRNMFLIGLVQKKRHKQIVAIGTYLDSGNSLAEVAFVVREDYQGMGIASFLLKQLERIARKNGFTMFTATTLRENASMCHVFKKRYPNATYSYESSEIEIVMDFSDSDKEPT
- a CDS encoding 2-hydroxyacyl-CoA dehydratase subunit D, giving the protein MAHETKQILRRLKSAKDLSRFMADYYYELNEAAISGKRKIAWCTSVGPAELLRGLGYLIYFPETHAAMLGATRMATDLIPTANAMGYSPEICSYLTADIGAFVKGITPLSAAYKGITSVPKPDVLVYNTNQCRDVLDWFNWYGDKFNVPVVGIESYRSVGEITDFHIDSIASQIENLVAPLEELAGCKLDMDAFKQAVALSRECSDLWAQCLATASAKPAPLTFFDGTTLMGPAVVGRGTLKAVEMYRLLLDELEERVNAGEGALVGEEKYRLYWDGMPVWGRLGMHSKMFAELNANVIASTYCSSWIFSALDPSDPFKSMARAYTELFIVRNDAYKERYIQDKLDVFGCDGILYHNARTCPNNTNCLYGMPQRLFRKTGIPFVIMDGDLNDLRCLSDEQTKTNVEAFIEQLEEMK
- a CDS encoding ketopantoate reductase family protein — translated: MGKTNQNHPWHYGIIGAGPVGCIVAAFLARGGHKVTLCDIVPELVDTARDRGVIIEGAERLEQKITHTCNHIEDLIAAEPNAIFICVKAQALPLISSALGDIYKEGIFVVSWQNGIDTEYEIANVLGKKPVMRAVVNWGCGFLGPAHVTMAFHHPPHYIQELDPAAGDAAIHIADDLSNSGLHTEHTNQVVPMVWRKTIMNASMNPVCAATGLTMAQAMGDPMTFSVIDALIKECLAVARANEIHVGWDYYQNALDYLKNAGHHKPSMLMDIEAHRRTEINYINGKIVEYGAQAGIQTPYNNTMRSLIKGIEFSMEARR
- a CDS encoding indolepyruvate oxidoreductase subunit beta produces the protein MTRENKKTVNVLVVGTGGQGVITASEILSDVAMRSGFDAKKSEIHGMSQRGGVVTSHVRYSENVASPMIMQGEADILLSFELSEALRWLHFLRPTGRVITSLQKIIPPAVYAGMGSYPEDAQAVIRQRTADPVFVDALPMAEELGNPRLVNTILLGIASTMLDLPLDAWKAVIVERVPPKFKELNLVAFDKGRDVA
- a CDS encoding acyl-CoA dehydratase activase — protein: MSKTYSIEKAVYAGVDVGASHTKVALIDTAGHLRGHGVRKSGVNFSATAEMCLADALQMADCTADQVAHTVSTGYGRHNVTFASGTHTEIGCHAKGSYFYFPEAITVIDIGGQDNKIIKLDSNGRRISFKMNRKCAAGTGAFLEEMATRLDIPLSDMDGLARKSTETVNIGSYCTVFSATEVLEYIRHGKKVQDIIKGLFVSVIRRVLEMDSLTEKVVMTGGVVAHNPYLIDLSEEQIGRRVWTPPFPQLAGAIGAALYAKATQTSDNE
- a CDS encoding M24 family metallopeptidase; amino-acid sequence: MNSVESINPFKVPRSEIDQRIANLQTAMQKTGMDAVFIVQHQDLYYFSGTAQNAVLYIPAEAAPTLFVRKYMPRAEVESAIARKIEINSVRNLPGLISDIYGGTAKQIGFELDVMPVNEFRFYRKILGPEKCADASLLILNTRMVKSRWEIAQMKKTTRLSAAVFNYIRTVIQPGISEIEFSGIYEAYARKHGHAAGLRVRDYRSEIYNWHVLSGESGGMVGLLDAPASGMGTSPAFPCGASGKLLAAGEPIMIDLGIVINGYHSDETRMFAIGDMPKPAEDACRAVVDIHNSVLEAVKPGVSVDELFEVSVSRAHQLGYADQYLGPPGYKVKFIGHGVGVELVEPPFVAKGRKDVLTPGMTIALEPKMVFEKQFSAGIESMFVVTETGAEMLSEVPTDIFIC